From the Arthrobacter sp. PM3 genome, one window contains:
- a CDS encoding DeoR/GlpR family DNA-binding transcription regulator yields MFAEERQQLIVGLIYASGRASVTDLAERFSITTETIRRDLAALEAAGSVRRVHGGAVSPDRISTTEESILERTVQRQPEKTRIAEAALALIPQALTGSILIDAGSTTEALAELLSARAAGAAATGNLPASDAELVVITHSLPIASRLSGEPGIALHLLGGKVRGLTQAAVGQSTVEAARRIRPDIAFIGTNGIHAAFGLSTPDPEEAAVKAAFVQSARRIVVLADSSKLDAETLVQFASLKDLDTVITDKQPSRELADALAEAGVEVVVA; encoded by the coding sequence GTGTTCGCCGAAGAACGCCAGCAGCTGATCGTGGGGCTCATCTACGCCAGCGGGCGGGCCAGTGTCACGGACCTGGCCGAGCGTTTCAGCATCACTACCGAAACCATCCGCCGGGATCTCGCCGCCCTGGAAGCCGCCGGCAGCGTCCGCCGGGTGCACGGCGGGGCGGTCTCCCCGGACCGGATCAGCACCACGGAAGAAAGCATCCTGGAGCGGACCGTCCAGCGGCAGCCCGAGAAGACCCGGATCGCCGAAGCCGCCCTGGCCCTCATCCCCCAGGCCCTCACCGGCAGCATCCTGATCGACGCCGGCTCCACCACCGAAGCCCTGGCCGAACTCCTGTCTGCCCGGGCCGCCGGAGCCGCAGCGACGGGAAACCTCCCGGCCTCCGACGCCGAACTCGTCGTCATCACCCATTCCCTGCCCATCGCCTCCCGGCTGTCCGGCGAACCCGGCATCGCCCTGCATCTGCTCGGCGGCAAAGTCCGCGGGCTGACCCAGGCCGCAGTCGGCCAGTCCACTGTGGAGGCCGCACGCCGGATCCGTCCGGACATCGCCTTCATCGGCACCAACGGCATCCATGCAGCCTTCGGGCTGAGCACGCCCGATCCTGAAGAAGCCGCCGTCAAAGCGGCCTTCGTCCAATCAGCGCGCCGCATCGTGGTGCTGGCTGATTCCTCCAAGCTGGACGCGGAGACGCTGGTCCAGTTCGCCTCGTTGAAAGATCTGGACACCGTGATCACAGACAAGCAACCTAGCCGGGAACTCGCCGACGCCCTTGCGGAAGCCGGAGTCGAGGTGGTGGTCGCGTGA
- a CDS encoding DUF6458 family protein → MRIGSAILLIAIGAILAWAVTPGLIPNVDLTMIGYILMVVGVIGLIASLVLAAPGRGRTRRVSESRTVVDPNTGETITRNESRDAGI, encoded by the coding sequence ATGAGAATCGGTTCCGCAATCCTCCTCATCGCCATCGGCGCCATCCTCGCCTGGGCCGTCACCCCTGGCCTGATCCCCAATGTCGACCTGACGATGATCGGCTACATCCTGATGGTGGTGGGCGTTATCGGGCTGATCGCCTCCCTGGTCCTCGCCGCCCCCGGACGCGGCCGCACCCGCCGGGTGAGCGAAAGCCGCACGGTTGTGGACCCGAACACGGGCGAGACCATCACCCGCAATGAAAGCCGCGACGCCGGCATCTGA
- a CDS encoding alpha/beta hydrolase, which yields METVVWSKPEQERPGTPLLVMLHGYGTDETRMSKLFGSLPPEFSCAALRGPKDIGDHYGWFLLDYFLTHDFADVIASTNAVFTWIESVKAKHSSVSLLGFSQGMAMASTLLRLRPEQFRAVVGLSGFVLENELLAMSESFTFPPPFFWGRDRDDVVINDAATEHTEEWLHRNTQLTARTYPGMGHSISKAELADVSVFLRHYVLR from the coding sequence ATGGAGACGGTTGTCTGGTCAAAACCCGAACAAGAGCGCCCCGGCACGCCGCTGCTGGTGATGCTGCACGGCTACGGCACGGACGAGACGCGCATGTCCAAGCTGTTCGGTTCCCTGCCGCCGGAGTTCAGCTGCGCCGCGTTGCGCGGGCCCAAAGACATCGGAGACCACTACGGATGGTTCCTGCTGGATTACTTCCTCACCCATGACTTTGCCGACGTTATTGCCTCCACGAACGCGGTGTTCACCTGGATCGAGTCGGTCAAGGCCAAACACAGCAGCGTCAGCCTCCTCGGGTTTTCGCAGGGAATGGCCATGGCCAGCACACTCCTTCGGCTCCGGCCCGAGCAGTTCCGCGCGGTGGTCGGGCTCTCCGGGTTCGTGCTGGAGAACGAGCTGCTCGCCATGAGCGAATCCTTCACCTTCCCGCCGCCGTTCTTCTGGGGCCGAGACCGGGACGACGTGGTCATCAACGACGCCGCCACCGAACACACCGAGGAATGGCTGCACCGGAACACCCAGCTCACGGCCCGGACCTACCCGGGGATGGGCCACTCGATATCGAAAGCCGAACTCGCGGACGTCAGCGTCTTCCTGCGCCACTACGTCCTGCGTTGA
- a CDS encoding LacI family DNA-binding transcriptional regulator, whose protein sequence is MPQAKITRVTIQDVAALSGLSICTVSRALRQLPNVSEQAQARVNDAAAKLGYKASSAASRLAGGSTGSVAIIAPTATAWFFAQAVEAAEEVFADAGYDTVLISLRNRQSVHRKLFDDLEGLSQRVDGVLLLNVALSETEMAGLAASGLAVASVGMHGVPWDNVGIDNEAAARAATNHLLELGHWDLAILAGNETGTPSLVTAAERRRGFELALAEHDLTVDPDLVLDAGSSIEGGRLAMMELAENRRMPSAIFAGCDETAFGALMALRELGLSAPKNVSIIGIDDHQMSWFLGLTTIAQPVADQGAFAANLLIERLHRSGLPNPPFAGPPSDHVLDTKLVERKSTRRRR, encoded by the coding sequence GTGCCGCAGGCCAAGATCACGCGCGTGACCATCCAGGACGTCGCCGCGCTCTCCGGACTCTCCATCTGCACTGTGTCCCGCGCCCTCCGCCAGCTGCCCAACGTCTCGGAACAAGCCCAGGCCCGGGTCAACGACGCGGCGGCCAAGCTCGGCTACAAAGCCTCGTCCGCGGCCTCCCGCCTTGCCGGCGGCAGCACCGGCTCAGTCGCCATCATCGCCCCCACCGCCACGGCGTGGTTCTTCGCCCAGGCGGTGGAGGCGGCCGAGGAAGTGTTCGCCGACGCCGGCTACGACACGGTCCTGATCAGCCTCCGCAACCGGCAGAGCGTGCACCGGAAGCTCTTTGACGACCTCGAGGGACTGTCGCAGCGCGTGGACGGGGTACTCCTGCTCAACGTCGCCCTCAGCGAGACCGAAATGGCCGGGCTCGCCGCATCCGGACTGGCCGTGGCAAGTGTCGGCATGCACGGGGTGCCGTGGGACAACGTAGGCATCGACAACGAGGCGGCAGCGCGCGCGGCAACGAACCACCTGCTGGAACTGGGCCACTGGGACCTCGCCATCCTCGCCGGGAACGAGACCGGGACCCCGTCCCTCGTAACCGCGGCCGAGCGGCGCCGGGGCTTCGAACTCGCCCTGGCGGAGCACGATCTCACCGTCGACCCGGACCTGGTGCTCGACGCCGGCTCCAGCATCGAAGGCGGCCGGCTGGCCATGATGGAGCTGGCAGAAAACCGCAGAATGCCCTCCGCAATCTTCGCCGGCTGCGACGAAACAGCCTTCGGAGCGCTCATGGCCCTGCGGGAGCTCGGTTTGTCAGCACCGAAAAACGTGTCCATCATAGGAATAGACGATCATCAGATGAGCTGGTTCCTGGGGCTGACCACCATCGCCCAGCCTGTGGCCGACCAAGGCGCCTTCGCCGCCAACCTGCTGATTGAAAGACTCCACCGCTCCGGCCTGCCGAACCCGCCGTTCGCGGGTCCGCCGTCGGACCATGTGCTGGACACGAAACTCGTGGAGCGCAAGAGCACGCGCCGGCGCCGGTGA
- a CDS encoding HAD family phosphatase, which translates to MIAVPDTSGLAGALSGASAILFDLDGVLTPTAVVHERAWQELFDGFLSTVPGAAPYRESDYFDHIDGKPRFDGVRDFLASRGIVLEEGPLDDDPAHNTVHGLGNRKNKVFNDIVEAGGVQPYEGSLRLVETALARGLKLAVVSSSRNAPAVLKAAGLSDYFPVVVDGVVAVTEGLPGKPSPATYEYAASLLGVPSQDCVVVEDAVSGVQAGNAGSFRSVIGVDRGAGRQTLLEAGATVVVNDLAELL; encoded by the coding sequence GTGATTGCAGTTCCTGACACCTCCGGCCTCGCCGGCGCGCTCTCCGGCGCCTCCGCCATCCTCTTCGACCTCGACGGCGTGCTGACGCCCACCGCCGTGGTGCACGAGCGCGCTTGGCAGGAACTCTTCGACGGCTTCCTGTCCACCGTCCCCGGCGCCGCGCCCTACCGTGAGAGCGACTACTTCGACCACATCGACGGCAAGCCGCGGTTCGACGGCGTCCGGGACTTCCTCGCCTCACGCGGCATTGTGCTGGAGGAAGGGCCGCTGGACGATGACCCCGCCCACAACACCGTCCACGGCCTCGGCAACCGCAAGAACAAGGTGTTCAACGACATCGTCGAGGCCGGCGGCGTCCAGCCGTACGAAGGCTCGCTCCGCCTTGTTGAAACTGCGCTGGCCCGCGGGCTCAAGCTCGCGGTGGTCTCGTCCTCCCGCAATGCTCCGGCGGTGCTCAAGGCCGCCGGGCTGTCGGACTACTTCCCGGTGGTGGTCGACGGCGTCGTCGCCGTCACTGAGGGCCTGCCCGGCAAACCCAGCCCGGCCACGTACGAATACGCGGCAAGCCTCCTGGGCGTGCCCAGCCAGGACTGCGTGGTGGTCGAAGACGCCGTCTCCGGCGTCCAGGCCGGTAATGCGGGGTCCTTCCGGTCCGTGATCGGCGTTGACCGCGGAGCGGGCCGGCAGACGCTGCTGGAGGCCGGCGCCACGGTAGTGGTCAACGACCTCGCCGAGCTGCTCTAG
- a CDS encoding glycoside hydrolase family 65 protein: MALITSDRARFPNDPWQLVETVHLPGNAGTLETLFSLGNGHLGIRGAHWAAADAELPGSFINGFHETWDIKHAENAYGFARTGQRILYVPDANNFTVIIDGEPLTLEESTVLDYRRSVDFATGVYECRITWQCRSGATVTTTERRAVGYESRGALGISLEVAADRDVYADVTSSVINRQDQPVEDHSAHDPRRAGRHAGRVLLPVRLDGGDGSLRLSWEAAESKQRLGMAVDHWTSAGVQPFDTHVDQDDSSVRYVLAVSAGQPFVLEKSVSYAVGQAAEDLADSAEAGLKPVAEIFAQSEAHYSAYWKTSDIVVSGQPELQQGIRWNLFQLAQATACADVAGIPAKGVSGSGYDGHYFWDQEVYLLPYLTYTSPGNARQVLEFRHDLLPEAKIRAKELSVDGALFPWRTINGLEASAYYAAGTAQFHIAAAIAFATNRYIWASGDAEFQDTLGADLLIETARMWVSLGFFGKDGLFHIHGVTGPDEYTAVVNDNLYTNVMARFNLRAAAGLNHPAVGEAERQLWEQAANRMHMPYDEDLQVHSQDNDFMTLEPWDWTTPRSKYPLLLNFHPLVIYRHQVLKQADTVLAMFLQWQDFTPEEKRRAFDFYDPITTGDSTLSACVQGIMAAEVGYGQAALDHFTHALFIDLDDTHGNTIDGVHIASTGGVWSSLVSGFAGLRDQGAVPYFDPRLPAGWDGLDFHLKIQGRLLHVGLEQGSISLTVREGAPLEVDVRGELLTVDAGPVRVPLAPVATPEPTIFPSGLPTASIPVVRPGI; the protein is encoded by the coding sequence ATGGCCCTCATCACCTCCGACCGCGCCCGGTTCCCCAACGACCCCTGGCAGCTGGTCGAGACCGTCCACCTTCCCGGCAACGCCGGAACCCTGGAGACCCTGTTCAGCCTCGGCAACGGGCACTTGGGGATCCGCGGCGCGCACTGGGCCGCCGCTGACGCCGAACTTCCCGGCAGCTTCATCAACGGGTTCCACGAGACCTGGGACATCAAACACGCGGAGAACGCCTACGGCTTCGCCCGCACGGGACAGCGGATCCTCTACGTCCCCGACGCCAACAACTTCACCGTGATCATCGACGGCGAACCGCTGACGCTCGAGGAATCGACCGTGCTGGACTACCGCCGCTCGGTGGACTTCGCCACGGGTGTCTACGAGTGCCGGATCACGTGGCAGTGCCGCTCCGGCGCCACCGTGACAACCACCGAACGCCGGGCGGTCGGCTACGAATCCCGCGGCGCGCTCGGCATTTCCCTGGAAGTCGCGGCGGACCGCGACGTCTACGCGGACGTCACCTCCTCCGTCATCAACCGCCAGGACCAACCGGTGGAGGACCACTCCGCCCACGATCCCCGGCGCGCGGGCCGGCACGCCGGGCGAGTGCTGCTGCCGGTGAGGCTCGACGGCGGCGACGGCTCCCTGCGCCTGTCCTGGGAGGCCGCCGAATCCAAGCAGCGGCTCGGGATGGCGGTGGACCATTGGACCTCGGCCGGGGTGCAGCCGTTCGACACCCACGTGGACCAGGACGACAGCAGCGTCCGCTACGTGCTCGCCGTCAGCGCCGGCCAGCCGTTCGTGCTCGAAAAAAGCGTCAGCTACGCCGTGGGCCAGGCCGCCGAGGACCTCGCAGACAGCGCCGAAGCCGGCCTCAAGCCGGTCGCCGAGATCTTCGCGCAGAGCGAAGCCCACTACAGCGCGTACTGGAAGACCAGCGACATCGTCGTGTCCGGCCAGCCCGAACTGCAGCAGGGCATCCGCTGGAACCTGTTCCAGCTGGCGCAGGCCACGGCCTGCGCCGATGTGGCCGGAATCCCTGCCAAGGGGGTGTCCGGCTCCGGCTATGACGGCCACTACTTCTGGGACCAGGAGGTGTACCTGCTGCCGTACCTGACCTACACGAGCCCGGGCAACGCCCGCCAGGTCCTGGAGTTCCGCCACGACCTCCTGCCCGAGGCCAAGATCCGGGCCAAGGAGCTCAGCGTCGACGGCGCCCTGTTCCCGTGGCGGACCATCAACGGGCTGGAGGCCAGTGCCTACTACGCGGCCGGCACGGCCCAGTTCCACATCGCCGCCGCGATCGCGTTCGCCACGAACCGGTACATCTGGGCCAGCGGGGACGCCGAATTCCAGGACACGCTCGGCGCCGACCTGCTGATTGAGACGGCCCGGATGTGGGTGTCTCTGGGCTTCTTCGGCAAGGACGGGCTCTTCCACATCCACGGTGTCACCGGCCCGGACGAGTACACCGCAGTGGTCAACGACAACCTCTACACCAATGTCATGGCCCGGTTTAACCTCCGTGCCGCCGCCGGCCTGAACCACCCCGCCGTGGGCGAGGCGGAACGCCAGCTCTGGGAGCAGGCCGCGAACCGCATGCACATGCCCTACGACGAGGACCTCCAGGTCCACTCGCAGGACAACGACTTCATGACCCTGGAACCCTGGGACTGGACCACGCCCCGGTCCAAGTACCCGCTGCTGCTGAACTTCCACCCGCTCGTGATCTACCGGCACCAGGTCCTGAAGCAGGCCGACACGGTGCTGGCCATGTTCCTGCAGTGGCAGGACTTCACGCCCGAGGAAAAGCGCCGCGCCTTTGACTTCTACGACCCCATCACCACCGGCGACTCCACCCTGTCCGCCTGCGTCCAGGGCATCATGGCCGCCGAGGTCGGCTACGGCCAGGCCGCGCTGGACCACTTCACGCACGCCCTGTTCATCGACCTCGACGACACCCACGGCAACACGATCGACGGCGTGCACATCGCCTCCACCGGCGGGGTGTGGAGCTCGCTGGTCAGCGGCTTCGCCGGGCTGCGGGACCAGGGCGCCGTGCCGTACTTCGACCCGCGCCTGCCGGCCGGATGGGACGGGCTCGACTTCCACCTGAAAATCCAAGGCCGGCTCCTGCACGTCGGGCTGGAACAGGGATCCATCAGCCTGACCGTCCGCGAAGGCGCCCCGCTGGAGGTCGACGTGCGCGGGGAACTGCTGACGGTCGACGCCGGTCCGGTGCGGGTTCCGCTGGCCCCGGTGGCAACACCGGAGCCCACCATCTTCCCCAGCGGACTCCCGACGGCGTCGATCCCGGTGGTGCGCCCGGGCATCTGA